One window of the Arthrobacter sp. D5-1 genome contains the following:
- a CDS encoding type IV toxin-antitoxin system AbiEi family antitoxin domain-containing protein, whose translation MDLVEFLRLRHGVARTLDLQRAGFTERKLAAAIESGLATRLKRGVYAAKGADPDVVAAFRLNARLTCISAARFYGLWLLHKPQDLHLSCGNGVPAPAIIDHTSCAHPRHPYLPVAGVADVLLHALRCRPELESLVLVQSAVSQALLGTDFLRSRLPGNRNGRARQILDLVLPRADSLLEVLAHTHFRRAGLLVRMHVQLPGVGEVDCLINGSLVIELDGGTHLEGRQVKKDQYRNNASMRGGFLVLRYYYSDVVHHPEKMVAEVLEVLNNREAGRFGPSRWTPKWVPAS comes from the coding sequence TCGTCGAATTCCTCCGTCTCCGACACGGAGTCGCCCGCACACTCGACCTGCAACGAGCTGGATTCACTGAGCGAAAGCTGGCTGCCGCGATCGAGTCCGGGCTGGCCACCAGGTTGAAACGCGGCGTCTACGCTGCCAAGGGGGCAGACCCGGACGTCGTTGCAGCCTTTCGACTGAATGCCAGACTGACGTGCATCTCGGCAGCGAGGTTCTACGGACTGTGGCTGCTTCATAAGCCGCAAGACCTCCATCTCAGCTGCGGCAACGGTGTTCCCGCTCCGGCAATCATTGATCACACCTCCTGCGCCCATCCCCGGCACCCTTATCTTCCGGTTGCTGGTGTGGCCGATGTGCTGCTGCATGCTTTGAGGTGCCGGCCTGAGCTCGAGTCACTGGTCTTGGTTCAGAGTGCCGTAAGTCAGGCCCTGCTGGGCACTGACTTTCTCAGGTCAAGACTTCCCGGGAACCGGAATGGACGGGCCCGGCAGATACTCGATCTGGTCTTGCCTCGGGCAGACTCCTTACTGGAAGTCTTGGCGCACACCCACTTTCGGCGGGCCGGACTCCTGGTCCGCATGCATGTTCAGTTGCCCGGCGTCGGCGAAGTCGACTGCCTTATCAACGGTTCCCTGGTCATCGAACTCGACGGCGGCACTCACTTGGAAGGCAGGCAGGTGAAGAAGGACCAGTACCGGAACAATGCGAGCATGCGAGGCGGCTTCCTTGTCCTTCGCTATTACTACTCCGACGTCGTTCACCATCCGGAAAAGATGGTGGCTGAGGTGCTTGAAGTCCTGAATAACAGGGAAGCCGGGCGTTTCGGACCGTCACGCTGGACGCCAAAGTGGGTACCGGCGTCGTGA
- a CDS encoding polyprenyl synthetase family protein, which translates to MTNSAEHSWTHAGHGLPQAVEPAPNTTAIATGLQLPAGFAAIAGDPELGPAITTNLARVEKKLREAISNSDPLADATSRHLVEAGGKRIRPLLTLLCAHLGDASRPEVVQAAVVVELTHLATLYHDDVMDSAPFRRGAPTAHEVWGNSVAILTGDLIFARASILVSELGSRALGIQARTFERLCLGQLHETVGPREDEDPVDHYLSVIADKTGSLVAASGQLGAIFAGADEAYENLLVEYGEKVGVAFQLADDVIDVTGVKVKSGKSPGTDLREGVPTLPVLLLRRDAAAGDASATALLELIDGDLSSDAALAEAVAGLREHPVTNESWKIARQWSAEAVAALAPLPEGVVKASLTNFAHAVVDRSS; encoded by the coding sequence GTGACGAACTCTGCCGAACACAGCTGGACTCATGCCGGGCACGGCTTGCCGCAGGCTGTTGAGCCTGCTCCCAACACCACCGCGATCGCAACGGGACTCCAACTGCCCGCCGGTTTTGCCGCTATTGCCGGAGATCCGGAGCTGGGTCCTGCCATCACCACCAACCTCGCCCGGGTGGAGAAGAAGCTCCGCGAAGCCATCTCCAACTCCGACCCCCTGGCTGATGCAACGTCGCGTCACCTGGTTGAAGCCGGTGGCAAGCGGATCCGCCCCCTGCTCACGTTGCTGTGTGCGCACCTTGGCGATGCCTCCCGTCCCGAGGTTGTCCAAGCTGCGGTGGTGGTTGAGCTGACTCACTTGGCAACGCTCTACCACGACGACGTGATGGACTCCGCTCCCTTCCGCCGCGGCGCTCCCACAGCCCATGAAGTGTGGGGCAACTCGGTGGCCATCCTCACCGGTGACCTGATTTTCGCCCGTGCTTCCATTTTGGTGTCCGAGCTCGGCTCCCGCGCTTTGGGCATCCAGGCACGAACCTTCGAACGCCTGTGCCTTGGCCAGCTCCACGAAACCGTGGGACCGCGCGAAGACGAAGATCCCGTGGACCACTACCTGTCCGTCATCGCGGACAAGACCGGGTCCTTGGTGGCCGCATCCGGGCAGCTCGGTGCGATCTTTGCGGGCGCCGATGAAGCCTACGAGAACCTGCTGGTTGAATACGGCGAAAAGGTGGGCGTTGCCTTCCAGCTCGCCGACGACGTCATCGATGTCACCGGTGTGAAGGTCAAGTCCGGCAAGTCCCCGGGGACCGACCTCCGCGAAGGCGTGCCCACGTTGCCTGTGCTGCTGCTGCGCCGTGACGCCGCTGCAGGAGATGCCTCGGCCACTGCTCTCCTGGAATTGATCGACGGCGACCTGTCCTCCGACGCCGCCCTGGCTGAGGCCGTGGCCGGACTGCGCGAGCACCCGGTGACCAACGAGTCCTGGAAGATCGCCCGCCAGTGGTCCGCGGAAGCCGTCGCCGCCCTGGCCCCGCTGCCCGAGGGAGTGGTGAAGGCCTCGCTGACCAACTTCGCGCATGCCGTGGTGGACCGCAGTAGCTAG
- a CDS encoding geranylgeranyl reductase family protein: MKVLIVGAGPAGSTAAYYLAQAGIDVTVLEKTSFPREKVCGDGFTPRAVREIQKLGLSHAVEDGWRRNKGLRLIAGGRTIELPWPEVSDFPTYGLIRTRLGFDESLARHAEAAGAVVLERHSVTSALTADDGRVIGARASILDESGRKTGETRDFHADVVLAADGNSTRTAVSLGMHKRDDRPLGVAVRTYFTSPRHDDDWMEGWLELPGKSGKPLPGYGWVFGVGDGTSNVGLGILNSSKEFGKLDYKQVLREWTAGMPTEWGFTPENQVGEIRGAALPMGFNRTPHYSPGLLLLGDAGGMVSPFNGEGISYAMESARFAAEFLIDGAARSASAGWSTHDADAHLSRYADYVRDQWGSHFTLGRAFAFLIGKPAVMKLALRTGMPIPVLMRFVVRMLANLTDPAAKGFEDRVIRVLEMLVPATSNTSSARALTPAGSDTAVSAPTS, from the coding sequence GTGAAAGTACTGATTGTTGGCGCGGGCCCGGCCGGGTCCACCGCCGCGTATTACCTCGCCCAGGCGGGCATCGACGTCACGGTGCTGGAAAAGACCTCTTTCCCGCGTGAGAAAGTGTGCGGCGACGGCTTTACCCCCCGCGCCGTCCGCGAGATCCAGAAGCTTGGGTTGTCCCATGCTGTGGAGGACGGGTGGCGCCGGAACAAGGGCCTCCGCCTCATCGCCGGCGGTCGCACCATTGAACTGCCTTGGCCCGAGGTTTCCGACTTTCCCACGTATGGCCTGATCCGCACGCGTCTTGGCTTCGATGAATCGTTGGCCCGGCACGCCGAGGCCGCTGGCGCCGTCGTTCTTGAACGCCACAGCGTTACCTCCGCTTTGACCGCCGACGACGGTCGCGTCATCGGCGCACGGGCGTCCATCCTTGACGAGTCCGGACGCAAGACGGGTGAAACGCGCGACTTCCATGCCGACGTCGTCCTCGCCGCAGATGGCAACTCGACACGAACCGCCGTGTCGCTGGGGATGCATAAGCGCGACGACCGTCCACTGGGTGTCGCCGTACGTACCTACTTCACGTCCCCCCGCCATGACGACGACTGGATGGAAGGCTGGCTGGAACTTCCCGGCAAATCCGGCAAGCCGCTGCCCGGCTACGGCTGGGTCTTTGGTGTTGGCGACGGCACCTCCAACGTGGGCCTGGGCATCCTGAACTCCTCCAAGGAGTTCGGCAAGCTCGACTACAAGCAGGTTCTGCGCGAATGGACCGCCGGTATGCCCACGGAATGGGGCTTCACCCCTGAAAACCAGGTGGGGGAGATCCGCGGCGCCGCGCTGCCCATGGGCTTCAACCGCACCCCGCACTACTCACCCGGGCTGCTCCTGCTGGGCGACGCCGGTGGCATGGTGTCCCCGTTCAACGGCGAAGGCATCTCCTACGCCATGGAGTCCGCGCGGTTCGCGGCAGAGTTCCTGATCGACGGTGCCGCGCGTTCGGCTTCAGCCGGTTGGTCAACGCACGACGCCGACGCGCACCTCTCGCGGTACGCGGACTACGTGCGGGACCAGTGGGGATCGCACTTCACGCTGGGTCGGGCCTTCGCATTCCTGATCGGCAAGCCTGCCGTGATGAAGCTCGCCCTGCGAACCGGGATGCCGATTCCTGTGCTGATGCGCTTTGTGGTCCGGATGCTCGCCAACCTCACCGACCCCGCAGCGAAGGGCTTCGAGGACCGTGTCATCCGGGTCCTCGAGATGCTGGTTCCGGCCACGTCCAACACTTCCTCTGCCCGTGCCCTGACGCCGGCAGGCTCCGACACCGCGGTTTCCGCACCAACTAGTTAG
- a CDS encoding demethylmenaquinone methyltransferase produces the protein MNRASLEKRPDEVATMFDDVAPKYDVVNDVLSMGQTRRWRRIVVDAVDVKVGQKVLDLAAGTGTSSEPYADAGVDVVACDFSLGMLKVGKRRRPDIDFIAGDATNLPFADNSFDASTISFGLRNVVEPRKALEEMLRVTKPGGRLVIAEFSHPVVPLWRNLYTEYLMRALPAIATKVSSNPDAYVYLAESIRAWPDQDHLAQWLSDAGWTDITYRNLSGGIVAVHRAQKPAEHRESVPVAKLRRQIKPRQQAG, from the coding sequence GTGAACCGAGCATCCTTGGAAAAGCGTCCGGACGAAGTTGCGACGATGTTTGATGATGTCGCCCCAAAATACGACGTCGTCAATGATGTCCTGTCCATGGGGCAGACACGGCGTTGGCGCAGGATCGTGGTTGATGCCGTAGACGTGAAGGTTGGCCAGAAGGTCCTGGACCTCGCCGCCGGCACCGGAACCTCCAGCGAACCCTATGCAGACGCCGGCGTGGACGTTGTGGCCTGCGACTTCTCCCTGGGGATGCTGAAAGTGGGCAAGCGCCGCCGCCCGGACATCGACTTCATCGCCGGTGACGCCACCAACCTGCCGTTCGCAGACAACAGCTTCGACGCTTCCACCATCTCCTTCGGCCTGCGCAACGTCGTTGAACCGCGTAAGGCCCTCGAGGAAATGCTGCGCGTCACCAAGCCCGGCGGCCGTCTGGTCATCGCCGAGTTCTCGCACCCCGTAGTGCCGTTGTGGCGCAACCTCTACACCGAGTACCTCATGCGTGCGCTCCCGGCCATCGCCACCAAGGTGTCCTCCAACCCTGACGCCTATGTGTACCTCGCCGAGTCCATCCGTGCCTGGCCGGACCAGGATCACTTGGCGCAGTGGCTCAGCGACGCCGGCTGGACCGACATTACTTACCGCAACCTCAGCGGCGGCATCGTCGCCGTGCACCGTGCACAGAAGCCCGCCGAGCACCGCGAAAGTGTTCCCGTGGCCAAGCTTCGCCGCCAGATCAAGCCGCGCCAACAGGCCGGCTGA
- a CDS encoding isochorismate synthase, with product MTSTLRTLTVPLDVKSSSGGLPSFLVRDDVLCWSRREAGLVGYGELTRFNATGPERFLEADIWWRHLILEAEITDHVELPGTGPVAFGSFAFSKTSPHVSRLILPELVVGIRDGRAWATQLTFDDAALTEAGVLASVHRWLTEPEPNGEDPAAGGSGVVLSTEVIAADGSAGHLSHGSLSEAAWMQAVSNGVEEIRAGKLEKLVLARDVVANLPEGVNAAEVLRQLAARYRECWTYGVDGLVGATPEMLIQVEGRTAQARVLAGTLDRRDADGMDGSPMEYAERVLAGSEKQRHEHEIAIDSLTRQLAPFSEAMNAHSEPFILELPNVWHLASDVKAELADIEGHVPTCLALINALHPTAAVCGTPTLVAGALIRKLEHLDRGPYAGPVGWLDAAGNGEWGIALRGAVIEDANTVRLYAGCGIVEGSQPEAELAETWAKFRPMLEALGIRR from the coding sequence ATGACGAGCACGCTCCGCACCTTGACAGTCCCCCTCGATGTTAAATCATCCTCCGGGGGGCTGCCGTCGTTTCTGGTGCGGGACGACGTTCTTTGCTGGTCCCGCCGCGAGGCCGGACTGGTGGGCTACGGCGAGCTGACCCGCTTCAATGCCACCGGGCCCGAGCGTTTCCTTGAGGCCGATATCTGGTGGCGGCACCTCATTCTTGAGGCCGAAATCACTGATCACGTGGAGCTTCCCGGTACCGGCCCGGTGGCTTTCGGCTCGTTCGCCTTCTCCAAGACCTCCCCGCACGTGTCCCGTTTGATCCTCCCGGAGCTGGTGGTGGGAATCCGCGATGGCCGCGCCTGGGCAACCCAATTAACGTTCGACGACGCCGCCCTCACCGAAGCGGGCGTCCTCGCCTCCGTGCACCGCTGGCTGACTGAACCGGAACCGAACGGTGAGGATCCAGCGGCGGGAGGGTCCGGCGTCGTGCTCTCAACTGAGGTGATTGCCGCAGACGGTTCCGCCGGCCACCTCAGCCATGGTTCCCTCAGCGAGGCTGCGTGGATGCAGGCAGTGTCCAACGGCGTGGAGGAGATCCGCGCCGGGAAACTGGAGAAGCTGGTGTTGGCGCGCGACGTCGTCGCGAACCTTCCGGAGGGCGTCAACGCTGCGGAGGTACTTCGCCAGCTCGCCGCAAGGTACCGCGAGTGCTGGACGTACGGCGTGGACGGTTTGGTGGGCGCAACGCCAGAGATGCTGATTCAGGTGGAGGGCCGCACCGCACAGGCCCGTGTGCTGGCAGGAACCCTGGATCGACGTGACGCTGATGGCATGGACGGCTCCCCCATGGAATATGCGGAGCGTGTCCTGGCTGGATCCGAGAAGCAGCGGCATGAGCACGAGATTGCGATCGATTCCCTGACGCGTCAGCTTGCACCGTTCTCGGAAGCGATGAACGCGCACAGCGAACCGTTCATTCTTGAGCTGCCCAACGTGTGGCATCTGGCCTCCGACGTGAAGGCAGAGTTGGCGGACATCGAGGGTCACGTCCCCACGTGTTTGGCCCTGATCAACGCGCTGCATCCCACGGCCGCAGTGTGCGGAACTCCGACGCTGGTTGCCGGTGCGTTGATCCGCAAACTCGAACACTTGGACCGGGGCCCGTACGCCGGACCCGTCGGTTGGCTCGACGCCGCCGGCAACGGTGAGTGGGGTATAGCGCTTCGCGGCGCGGTGATCGAGGACGCCAACACGGTGCGCCTGTACGCAGGGTGCGGCATCGTCGAGGGCTCCCAGCCGGAAGCTGAACTGGCGGAAACATGGGCGAAATTCCGGCCGATGCTTGAGGCGCTGGGTATCCGCCGCTGA
- a CDS encoding ABC transporter substrate-binding protein, translated as MQISRSVLSGTKIAAVLAAGALALTACGGSSTPAATDASGLKLINAGKLTVCSDVPYEPFEFQKDGKIVGFDMDIAAELAKDVKAELNVVDSSFEAIETGTALTGCDVSISSISITDVRKNVMDFSTPYLDDDLTLVATSSSGISNIDGAKGKKVGVQQATTGAQYAKDKGIDAQQFEDSGLLVQALKAGTIDAAIGNQSVLGYAIKDDSNLKRVEDYATGEKLGISIKKGNTAMTDAVNATLKRITDDGSLKKFETTWFGEATK; from the coding sequence ATGCAGATCTCCCGTTCGGTTCTGTCCGGCACCAAGATTGCCGCTGTGCTCGCAGCCGGCGCACTGGCCCTCACCGCCTGCGGTGGCTCGTCCACCCCGGCTGCCACGGACGCCTCCGGCCTCAAGCTCATCAACGCCGGCAAGCTCACTGTGTGCTCGGACGTTCCTTACGAGCCCTTCGAATTCCAGAAGGACGGCAAGATCGTCGGCTTCGACATGGACATCGCAGCCGAGCTCGCCAAGGACGTCAAGGCCGAACTCAACGTGGTGGACAGCTCCTTCGAAGCAATCGAGACCGGCACCGCCCTGACCGGTTGCGACGTGTCCATCTCCTCGATCTCCATCACCGACGTCCGCAAAAACGTCATGGATTTCTCCACCCCTTACCTGGATGACGATCTGACCCTCGTGGCCACCTCGTCCTCCGGCATCAGCAACATCGACGGCGCCAAGGGCAAGAAGGTAGGCGTCCAGCAGGCCACCACCGGTGCCCAGTACGCCAAGGACAAGGGAATCGACGCACAGCAGTTCGAGGATTCCGGCCTCCTGGTCCAGGCCCTCAAGGCAGGCACCATCGACGCCGCAATCGGCAACCAGTCCGTCCTGGGCTACGCCATCAAGGACGACTCCAACCTCAAGCGCGTTGAAGACTACGCAACGGGCGAGAAGCTGGGCATCTCCATCAAGAAGGGCAACACCGCTATGACGGACGCCGTGAACGCCACGCTGAAGCGCATCACCGACGACGGCTCCCTCAAGAAGTTCGAGACCACCTGGTTCGGCGAAGCCACCAAGTAG
- a CDS encoding amino acid ABC transporter permease gives MAMTARQRAKVSLYVQAGIFVVAVAAVILAVDWKTIGTSVFNFSKIGPMFPDIFLVGLKNTLIYTFLGFVVGLSGGLLLALMKLSSFPLYRWLATGYIEFFRGVPALLVFIAFGYGVPLAFGIQWDVNIIVMVSLGMVAAAYIAETLRAGLQAVPKGQMEAARSLGMPQWRAMVSIVIPQAFKIVLPPLTNEIILLTKDSSLIYVLGLTASQYELTKFGRDGISSLGAGLTPLLVAGAFYLVITIPLSLLARKFESRSARTKR, from the coding sequence ATGGCAATGACTGCACGTCAACGAGCCAAAGTCAGTTTGTACGTCCAGGCCGGAATCTTCGTCGTGGCCGTGGCCGCAGTGATCCTCGCTGTGGACTGGAAGACGATTGGCACCAGCGTCTTCAACTTCTCCAAAATCGGGCCGATGTTCCCGGACATCTTCCTGGTGGGCCTCAAAAACACCCTGATTTACACGTTCCTCGGATTCGTGGTGGGCTTGTCCGGCGGCCTTCTGCTGGCCCTGATGAAGCTCTCGTCCTTCCCGCTGTACCGCTGGCTCGCAACGGGATATATCGAGTTCTTCCGGGGTGTTCCCGCACTGCTGGTCTTCATCGCCTTCGGCTACGGCGTTCCACTGGCCTTCGGAATCCAATGGGACGTGAACATCATCGTGATGGTCTCGCTGGGTATGGTGGCAGCGGCGTACATCGCTGAAACCCTCCGTGCAGGCCTCCAGGCCGTACCCAAGGGTCAAATGGAAGCAGCCCGTTCCCTGGGCATGCCGCAGTGGCGGGCCATGGTTTCGATCGTCATCCCGCAGGCTTTCAAGATCGTCCTGCCGCCGCTCACCAATGAGATTATCCTTCTCACCAAGGACTCCTCGCTGATCTACGTCCTGGGTCTCACTGCGTCCCAGTACGAGCTCACCAAGTTCGGGCGCGACGGCATCTCCAGCCTCGGAGCCGGCCTGACGCCGCTGCTCGTGGCCGGCGCCTTCTACCTGGTCATCACCATCCCCTTGAGCCTCCTGGCACGGAAGTTCGAAAGCCGCTCCGCGCGGACGAAGCGATAG
- a CDS encoding amino acid ABC transporter ATP-binding protein, translating to MNNSTGSTSGVRAAGVDIKDLRKSYGSNEVLKGISLTVEPGQVVCLIGPSGSGKSTLLRCVNLLEQPNAGTINVGKFEATDPDVDLNKMRQSVGMVFQHFNLFPHLSVLDNCTISQTKVLKRSKSEASDVARHNLERVGLGHLADRFPDQLSGGQQQRVAIARALSMDPQLMLFDEPTSALDPETVGDVLAVMRKLAQEGMTMLVVTHEMGFAREVADRVVFMDAGVVVEEGPAENVISAPTQPRTKEFLRRVLDPTHIGVEEA from the coding sequence ATGAATAACTCCACTGGGAGCACGTCCGGCGTTCGCGCTGCGGGCGTCGACATCAAAGACCTTCGCAAGTCCTACGGCAGCAACGAGGTCCTCAAAGGGATCTCCCTGACCGTTGAACCTGGTCAGGTAGTTTGCTTGATCGGGCCCTCGGGCTCCGGCAAGTCCACCCTCCTTCGCTGCGTTAACCTGCTCGAGCAGCCCAACGCCGGCACCATCAACGTGGGCAAGTTCGAGGCCACCGACCCCGACGTGGACCTCAACAAGATGCGCCAAAGCGTTGGAATGGTGTTCCAGCACTTCAACCTGTTCCCGCACCTCAGCGTCCTGGACAACTGCACCATCTCGCAGACCAAGGTCCTCAAGCGTTCCAAGTCCGAGGCCTCGGACGTAGCGCGCCACAACCTGGAGCGCGTGGGCCTGGGACACCTCGCCGACCGCTTCCCGGACCAGCTCTCCGGTGGCCAGCAGCAGCGCGTAGCTATTGCCCGCGCACTGTCCATGGACCCGCAGCTCATGCTTTTCGATGAGCCCACCTCTGCCCTCGACCCCGAAACCGTGGGCGATGTCCTGGCCGTCATGCGCAAGCTGGCACAGGAAGGCATGACCATGCTGGTGGTGACCCACGAGATGGGCTTTGCGCGGGAAGTGGCCGACCGCGTGGTCTTCATGGATGCCGGTGTTGTGGTCGAAGAAGGGCCGGCGGAAAACGTCATCAGCGCCCCCACCCAGCCCCGCACCAAGGAATTCCTGCGCCGCGTCCTGGATCCTACGCACATTGGTGTGGAGGAAGCCTAG
- the menD gene encoding 2-succinyl-5-enolpyruvyl-6-hydroxy-3-cyclohexene-1-carboxylic-acid synthase → MTSQDSLTSIGAARIAVTALLDGGVRHVVVAPGSRSAPMAYALAEAETSGRVRLHVRIDERDAGFTALGLALSTQAPVAVVTTSGTAVGNLLPAVMEANHSAVPVVVISADRPEELHGTGANQTTTQLDLFGDHVRFAVDVPAGDHPQKAVATALYAATGALEDTPPGPVQVNLAFRDPLVPADGDALPTAGGHGVFHYDAGPQALVLPEASRELAERRTVVLAGHDAGPVAEAFARAHGLPLLAEPSSNARFGPNAVGPYRVLLEHFGPQSASPIERVVLFGRATLSRPVAALLARESVETAIYQPVPVAWYEAGRRREVPIETLPELAEFAGRGSTEWLDSWLLAGAAAQHGLDGVLAGETLASGPSVGATVWEHSRGQLVLGSSNGIRDVDLAGQPHPEPVASVYANRGLAGIDGTIATATGIALGSGRETTVLLGDVTFLHDAGGLLLGHGEPVPDLRIVVLNDSGGAIFSLLEHGAVEDSGAYGTAVERLFGTPHSVDIAALAAAYGVGHQAVSTTAELASALRAPLKGRTIVEVSVDRTGLRALHARIKEAISAAVGQVLTTG, encoded by the coding sequence GTGACTTCCCAGGACTCTCTGACATCCATTGGTGCCGCCCGGATCGCCGTTACGGCACTGCTCGACGGCGGTGTGCGGCACGTGGTGGTGGCGCCGGGTTCGCGCTCCGCACCCATGGCCTACGCCCTCGCTGAAGCAGAAACTTCGGGCCGCGTCCGGCTCCACGTCCGCATCGACGAGCGGGATGCTGGATTCACTGCCTTGGGACTGGCCCTCTCCACCCAAGCTCCCGTGGCGGTGGTAACCACGTCCGGCACGGCTGTTGGCAACCTCCTGCCGGCCGTCATGGAAGCCAACCATTCGGCCGTTCCCGTGGTGGTCATTTCCGCGGACCGCCCGGAAGAACTCCATGGAACCGGGGCGAACCAGACCACCACCCAACTGGACCTCTTCGGCGATCACGTGAGATTCGCCGTCGACGTTCCCGCCGGCGACCATCCCCAAAAAGCCGTTGCCACGGCTCTGTACGCAGCAACCGGTGCCCTCGAGGACACCCCGCCCGGCCCCGTCCAAGTGAACCTTGCCTTCCGCGACCCCTTGGTACCAGCCGACGGTGACGCGCTTCCGACGGCTGGGGGACATGGCGTGTTTCATTACGACGCCGGACCCCAGGCACTGGTTCTCCCGGAAGCATCCAGAGAACTCGCTGAGCGACGCACCGTGGTCCTCGCAGGTCACGACGCTGGCCCTGTGGCGGAGGCCTTCGCCCGCGCCCATGGCTTGCCACTGCTCGCCGAGCCGTCGTCCAATGCACGCTTTGGCCCGAATGCAGTGGGACCGTACCGGGTGTTGCTGGAGCACTTCGGGCCCCAATCAGCATCTCCGATCGAACGTGTGGTCTTGTTTGGCCGCGCCACTCTGTCCCGTCCCGTGGCCGCCTTGCTGGCACGCGAATCAGTAGAGACAGCCATCTACCAGCCCGTTCCTGTTGCTTGGTACGAAGCCGGCCGTCGCCGCGAAGTGCCCATCGAAACCCTTCCCGAGCTAGCAGAATTCGCCGGCCGCGGGTCAACCGAATGGTTGGATTCCTGGCTCCTCGCCGGCGCTGCCGCCCAACACGGCTTGGATGGAGTGCTCGCGGGGGAGACCCTTGCCAGCGGCCCATCCGTCGGCGCCACGGTTTGGGAGCATTCCCGCGGGCAGCTGGTGCTCGGGTCCTCCAACGGCATCCGCGACGTCGACCTCGCCGGACAGCCCCACCCCGAACCGGTTGCCAGTGTTTACGCCAACCGCGGCCTCGCCGGCATCGACGGCACCATCGCCACAGCCACAGGCATTGCCTTGGGCAGCGGACGCGAAACCACGGTCCTTCTGGGCGATGTCACCTTCCTCCACGACGCCGGGGGTTTGCTCCTCGGCCACGGTGAACCTGTGCCGGATCTGCGCATCGTTGTGCTCAACGACTCCGGCGGGGCGATCTTCAGCCTCCTTGAGCACGGCGCCGTGGAGGACTCAGGTGCCTACGGCACCGCCGTCGAACGCTTGTTTGGCACCCCGCACTCAGTGGACATCGCGGCACTCGCGGCGGCGTACGGCGTCGGACATCAAGCGGTAAGTACGACGGCGGAACTTGCCTCGGCGCTCAGGGCGCCGCTCAAGGGACGCACCATTGTGGAGGTGAGCGTGGACCGGACGGGCCTGCGGGCGCTCCATGCACGGATCAAGGAGGCCATTTCGGCTGCTGTGGGCCAGGTCCTGACAACCGGCTAA